One genomic window of Salvia miltiorrhiza cultivar Shanhuang (shh) chromosome 4, IMPLAD_Smil_shh, whole genome shotgun sequence includes the following:
- the LOC131021036 gene encoding uncharacterized protein LOC131021036, which translates to MLSQILRDVCGGSVTFGLLCSYTVGVLSIRLGGDDASLLVDCMMNSVAALYWVVGLCSITYGLFQPFATGLMVTAVGLVTTAIRVWYVLTGQVTGGLYYEVVNIAISFLFSLIFRGSVQRAFAKLRGDTAQSIAEIAEQLQEIRTTQSDIIYRLNNLQASVSALQSTLQK; encoded by the exons ATGCTTTCACAAATTCTGAG GGATGTTTGTGGTGGTTCAGTTACTTTTGGTCTTTTGTGTTCTTACACTGTTGGGGTCCTATCGATCCGATTGGGTGGGGACGATGCTAGTCTACTGGTTGATTGCATGATGAATTCCGTAGCTGCGCTATACTGGGTGGTTGGTCTTTGCAGTATCACATACGGGTTGTTCCAGCCATTTGCTACTGGACTGATGGTCACCGCTGTGGGTCTCGTCACGACTGCAATCCGGGTTTGGTACGTGCTAACGGGACAGGTAACCGGTGGGCTCTATTATGAGGTCGTCAACATCGCAATATCCTTCCTATTCTCTCTCATTTTCCGCGGAAGCGTGCAACGCGCTTTCGCTAAATTGAGAGGGGACACAGCCCAGTCGATAGCCGAGATAGCCGAGCAGCTGCAGGAGATACGCACGACTCAATCGGATATAATCTACCGACTTAATAATCTTCAAGCATCGGTATCTGCTTTGCAATCTACTTTGCAAAAGTAG
- the LOC131021040 gene encoding transcription factor bHLH148: MSSSLLSANPAVNSDRSSTRRRKKKKIQSHALAENLGSTDHHQNSPIEWKSDARQQIYSSKLLQALRQVRLGDSSPAPKRVHEAADRVLATTAKGRTRWSRAILTNRLKLKFMKRNNIVKRQSKVMTAISTGTSRSQKRSKVKILRLKPKSLPAFQRKVRVLGRLVPGCRKQPTPVVLEEATDYIAALEMQVRAMSALAELLSVSGSSSSAAAEGDGGDQSSS; encoded by the exons ATGTCATCATCGCTCCTGTCAGCGAATCCAGCTGTAAATTCCGATAGATCGTCGACGAGGAgacggaagaagaagaaaatccaAAGCCACGCTCTAGCAGAAAATCTCGGTAGCACCGATCACCACCAAAACTCACCAATCGAATGGAAATCGGACGCGCGGCAGCAAATCTACTCGTCGAAGCTTCTCCAGGCGCTGCGCCAAGTCCGGCTCGGCGACAGCTCGCCGGCGCCGAAGCGAGTGCACGAAGCCGCCGATAGAGTCCTAGCCACCACGGCGAAGGGGCGGACGAGATGGAGCCGAGCGATCCTCACCAACCGGCTCAAGCTGAAGTTCATGAAGAGGAATAACATCGTAAAGCGGCAGAGCAAGGTGATGACGGCGATCTCCACCGGAACCAGCCGGTCACAGAAGAGATCGAAGGTGAAGATTCTGCGCCTCAAGCCGAAGTCCTTACCGGCTTTCCAGCGCAAGGTGCGCGTTCTAGGCCGGTTAGTCCCCGGTTGCCGGAAACAGCCGACGCCGGTTGTTTTGGAGGAAGCCACTGATTATATCGCCGCACTTGAAATGCAg GTGAGAGCCATGAGTGCCTTAGCCGAGCTGCTCTCTGTTTCCGGCTCTTCAAGTTCCGCGGCGGCTGAAGGCGACGGCGGTGATCAGTCAAGCAGCTAA
- the LOC131021041 gene encoding prefoldin subunit 3, whose protein sequence is MSTSASLAERRGIPAAAFVEDVQTYLSQLNLDVNSALAFLQERLQQYRVVEMKLLAQQRDLQAKIPDIEKCLDVVATLQSKKGTGEELIADFEVSEGIYSRARIEEAESVCLWLGANVMLDYSCEEATVLLQKNLENAKASLEVLVADLQFLRDQVTITQVTIARVYNWDVHQRRLRQAVATTSES, encoded by the exons ATGTCAACGTCGGCGAGCTTGGCGGAGAGACGAGGGATACCGGCGGCGGCGTTTGTTGAAGATGTGCAAACTTATCTGTCTCAATTGAATCTAGACGTCAATTCCGCCCTCGCATTTTTGCAAGAGAG ACTTCAGCAATACAGAGTGGTGGAGATGAAACTTCTTGCACAGCAGAGGGATCTTCAG GCAAAAATCCCCGACATTGAGAAGTGCTTAGACGTTGTTGCCACTTTGCAATCAAAGAAGGGCACTGGTGAG GAACTTATTGCTGACTTTGAAGTCTCTGAAGGAATCTACTCCCGGGCTCGTATTGAGGAGGCCGAATCTGTCTGTCTATGGCTTGGAGCGAATGTGATGCTGGATTATTCTTGTGAAGAG GCAACCGTCCTGCTTCAAAAGAATTTGGAAAATGCAAAAGCAAGTTTAGAAGTTCTTGTAGCTGATCTGCAATTCTTAAGGGATCAAGTGACAATTACTCAG GTCACAATTGCTCGTGTGTATAACTGGGACGTACACCAACGTAGACTGCGGCAAGCCGTTGCTACAACCTCAGAGTCATGA
- the LOC131021039 gene encoding LOW QUALITY PROTEIN: pentatricopeptide repeat-containing protein At2g36240-like (The sequence of the model RefSeq protein was modified relative to this genomic sequence to represent the inferred CDS: inserted 2 bases in 1 codon) has protein sequence MWKSLKQRSNQHTRRHVEKHSPKKIHQTPTPLQHPDLSPSISQTQLTRLTAFLQSSLRKXAITPQDLLHFLKSRLRHHPTLSHLDFHLFRYAATLDSFRHDHFTLEYMVRTLASTDRLDSLSSLLDFISSNPCPCSDGIFSCPRIEPMFSVSISSFCRAGRFDDALHAFDIMKRLIDGKPNVSLYNIVIHGFVKLGKLDRALDFYGTMLRNRVNPDAVTFNILISGYCRNNKFGLALEVFREMKEKGCLPNVVSFNTLIKGFFRDGRVEQAVGMAREMTELGCEFSCVTCEILVDGLGRRGKVIKAVDLMITFLRKGVLPKGFDYFVLVEILCNNGNMEQAFELVNELWGNGYAPSLIACTALVESLRGTGGTEKSVGLMRKMLNEGMLPDSVTFSCLLEDMCNMGGTLEANKLRLLASKKGLHLDGMVYRILISGYAREGRRKEGEALVNEMFDTGFIPDIATYNALMNGLSKSKASFS, from the exons ATGTGGAAGAGTTTGAAGCAACGGAGCAACCAGCACACGCGGCGGCATGTCGAGAAACACAGCCCTAAAAAGATTCACCAAACCCCGACACCACTGCAACACCCTGACCTCTCACCGTCTATCTCCCAGACCCAATTAACCCGCCTCACCGCCTTCCTCCAATCCTCCCTCAGAAA CGCCATCACACCGCAAGACCTCCTCCACTTCTTAAAATCCCGCCTCCGCCACCACCCTACGCTCAGCCACCTCGACTTCCACCTCTTCCGCTACGCCGCCACGCTCGACTCGTTCCGCCATGATCACTTCACGCTGGAGTACATGGTGCGCACCCTCGCATCCACCGACCGTCTCGACTCTCTCTCCTCGCTCCTCGACTTCATATCCTCCAACCCCTGCCCCTGCTCCGACGGTATATTCTCTTGCCCTAGAATTGAGCCTATGTTCAGCGTTTCGATTAGTTCATTTTGTAGGGCAGGTAGATTTGATGATGCACTCCACGCGTTTGATATAATGAAACGATTAATCGACGGGAAACCGAATGTTTCATTGTATAATATTGTGATCCATGGTTTTGTTAAGCTCGGGAAATTGGACAGAGCATTGGACTTCTATGGAACAATGCTTAGGAATAGGGTAAATCCAGATGCAGTCACTTTTAATATCTTGATTAGTGGGTATTGTAGGAATAATAAGTTTGGTTTAGCGTTGGAGGTGTTTAGGGAGATGAAGGAAAAAGGTTGTCTTCCAAATGTGGTGAGTTTTAACACGCTGATCAAGGGTTTCTTCCGGGACGGGAGGGTGGAGCAGGCGGTTGGAATGGCTCGTGAGATGACTGAGCTGGGGTGTGAGTTCTCGTGTGTAACGTGTGAGATCCTGGTTGATGGACTCGGTAGAAGAGGGAAGGTGATCAAAGCAGTTGATTTGATGATTACCTTTTTGAGGAAAGGAGTTTTGCCAAAGGGGTTTGATTATTTTGTGTTGGTTGAGATACTTTGTAACAATGGGAACATGGAGCAGGCGTTTGAATTGGTGAATGAGTTGTGGGGCAATGGTTATGCACCGAGCTTGATAGCTTGCACGGCGTTGGTTGAAAGTTTACGTGGAACTGGAGGGACTGAGAAGTCGGTTGGTCTAATGAGAAAAATGCTGAATGAAGGCATGTTACCAGATAGTGTGACATTTAGTTGTCTCCTGGAAGATATGTGCAACATGGGAGGCACGTTGGAAGCAAATAAGCTGAGGCTGCTAGCTTCCAAGAAGGGTTTGCATCTAGATGGTATGGTGTACAGGATTTTGATTTCAGGTTACGCGAGAGAAGGGAGAAGAAAGGAGGGGGAAGCTCTTGTGAATGAGATGTTTGATACAGGCTTCATACCTGATATTGCAACGTACAATGCGTTGATGAATGGCCTTTCCAAATCTAAAGCTTCTTTCAGTTGA